The Mycobacterium seoulense genome has a window encoding:
- a CDS encoding HNH endonuclease signature motif containing protein, with translation MFDSRLHESWEAPPCARSRALVDRMCASWRSEAQVVADRLDAVGELFELRRAQRGEEADWAVDTWAAVGAEIAAAFRVSLAMAGSFMRYALAMRERLPQVAAVFRAGEISYRLFQTIVYRTDLITDAAVLAAVDAELAVRAARWPSMTRGRLAGEVDKVVAKVDVDAVRRRQRCQTERGIGIEDLQGGISEIHGSLFSPDAHALDQRLDALAATVCDHDPRSLEQRRADALGALAASADRLGCRCGRPDCAAGTRPPARAVVIHVIAESASVQGRGAAPATEVGADGLIPAEVISELVRSARLVPLSVPAQAEPQYTPSAKLADFVRCRDLSCRAPGCDRPALDCDIDHTIPYAGGGLTHPSNLKCLCRQHHLLKTFWGWHDQQLPDGTVIWRLPDGHTYVTTAGSALLFPTLCAPTGDLPAPATPERCTERTAVMPLRTRTRAQNRATRITAERHHNRRARSATQTAQTGPAPPDDEPPPF, from the coding sequence ATGTTCGATAGCCGGCTGCATGAGTCCTGGGAGGCGCCGCCCTGTGCGCGGTCGCGGGCTCTGGTGGATCGAATGTGTGCGTCGTGGCGGTCAGAGGCCCAGGTGGTGGCGGATCGGCTGGATGCGGTGGGTGAGTTGTTCGAGCTGCGCCGCGCCCAACGCGGTGAGGAGGCCGATTGGGCGGTGGATACGTGGGCGGCTGTGGGGGCGGAGATCGCCGCGGCTTTTCGGGTGAGCCTGGCCATGGCAGGCAGCTTCATGCGGTATGCGCTGGCGATGCGTGAACGGCTGCCGCAAGTGGCGGCCGTATTTCGTGCGGGCGAGATCAGTTATCGGCTGTTTCAGACCATCGTGTACCGCACCGACTTGATCACCGACGCCGCGGTTCTGGCCGCGGTCGACGCCGAGCTGGCAGTGCGCGCGGCGCGGTGGCCCTCGATGACCCGGGGCCGGCTGGCCGGTGAGGTCGACAAGGTCGTGGCCAAGGTTGATGTGGATGCGGTGCGCCGTCGTCAGCGGTGTCAGACCGAGCGCGGCATCGGGATTGAGGATCTCCAGGGCGGCATTTCCGAGATCCACGGCAGCCTGTTCAGCCCGGATGCCCACGCGTTAGACCAGCGGTTGGACGCCTTGGCGGCCACGGTGTGTGACCATGACCCGCGCAGTCTCGAGCAGCGGCGCGCCGACGCGCTGGGCGCGCTGGCGGCCTCGGCGGATCGGCTGGGCTGCCGCTGCGGGCGCCCCGACTGTGCGGCCGGAACCCGGCCACCGGCAAGGGCGGTCGTCATCCACGTGATCGCTGAGTCGGCGAGCGTCCAGGGCCGCGGGGCGGCTCCGGCGACGGAGGTGGGCGCCGACGGGCTGATCCCCGCCGAGGTGATCTCCGAGTTGGTGCGCTCGGCCAGGCTGGTCCCCCTCAGCGTCCCCGCCCAGGCTGAACCCCAGTACACGCCGTCGGCCAAGCTGGCCGACTTCGTGCGCTGCCGGGATTTGTCCTGTCGGGCGCCCGGGTGTGACCGGCCGGCCCTCGACTGCGACATCGACCATACGATCCCCTACGCCGGGGGCGGACTGACGCATCCGTCGAACCTGAAATGCCTGTGCCGCCAACATCATTTGCTGAAGACCTTCTGGGGTTGGCACGATCAGCAACTGCCCGACGGCACCGTCATCTGGCGGCTGCCCGACGGGCACACCTACGTCACCACTGCCGGCAGCGCGCTGCTGTTCCCCACGCTGTGCGCGCCCACCGGCGACCTGCCCGCGCCCGCGACACCCGAGCGCTGCACCGAGCGCACCGCGGTGATGCCCCTGCGCACCCGCACCCGCGCCCAGAACCGCGCCACCCGCATCACCGCCGAACGCCATCACAACCGCCGGGCCCGCTCGGCGACCCAAACCGCCCAAACCGGCCCCGCGCCACCGGACGACGAACCCCCGCCGTTCTAA
- a CDS encoding neutral zinc metallopeptidase: MNSRARNRRQLTGGRPRRAAALLWAASSCVAAAIVVAGCTSFVGGRALSMLNDPFRVGGLPATNGPSGVRSNAPGPTGTVVNTDDGAIDKLSLLSVNDIEEYWQSVYGQSLKGDFVPVGKMVSYNSKDPASPIVCRNDTYKLVNAFYTSRCNLIAWDRGVFMPVAQRYFGDMSVNGVLAHEFGHALQTMAKLVTRRDPTIVREQQADCFAGVYLFWVADGKSPRFTLSTADGLDHVLAGIITTRDPVMDNETENDDEHGSALDRIGAFQMGFIDGASACAAIDKREIEQRRGDLPNALRVDSSTGNPETGEVPIDQDTMTTLMELMGKVFSPKNPPAVSYQPADCPDAKPSPPASYCPATNTIVIDLAKLAVMGKVADENEQTLPQGDDTALSVVMSRYALAVQHERGLAMQSPWTALRTACLTGVVHRKMAEPIELSSQKELLLTAGDLDEAVAGLLTNHLVASDADGTSVPAGFTRIAAFRGGVTGNMDACYSRYPG; the protein is encoded by the coding sequence ATGAATAGCCGCGCGCGCAATCGACGTCAGCTGACCGGTGGCCGCCCCCGCAGGGCGGCCGCCTTGTTGTGGGCGGCGTCGTCCTGTGTGGCGGCGGCAATCGTGGTGGCGGGCTGTACATCCTTCGTCGGCGGGCGGGCGTTGTCCATGCTCAACGACCCGTTCCGGGTGGGCGGCCTGCCCGCGACGAACGGCCCGAGCGGGGTCCGCTCGAACGCGCCCGGCCCGACCGGCACGGTGGTCAACACCGACGACGGCGCGATCGACAAGTTGTCGTTGCTGTCGGTCAACGACATCGAGGAATATTGGCAGTCGGTGTACGGCCAATCGCTGAAGGGGGACTTCGTCCCCGTCGGCAAGATGGTGTCGTACAACTCCAAAGATCCGGCCAGTCCCATCGTTTGCCGCAACGACACCTATAAGCTCGTCAACGCCTTCTACACGTCGCGCTGCAACCTGATCGCCTGGGACCGTGGGGTGTTCATGCCCGTCGCCCAACGGTATTTCGGCGACATGTCGGTCAACGGTGTGCTGGCCCACGAATTCGGTCACGCGCTGCAGACCATGGCGAAGCTGGTCACCCGGCGAGACCCCACCATCGTGCGCGAGCAGCAGGCCGACTGTTTCGCGGGCGTCTACCTGTTCTGGGTGGCCGACGGTAAGTCGCCGCGCTTCACGCTCAGCACCGCCGACGGGCTGGACCACGTGCTGGCGGGGATCATCACCACCCGGGATCCCGTAATGGACAACGAAACCGAGAACGACGACGAGCACGGGTCGGCCCTGGACCGGATCGGCGCCTTCCAAATGGGTTTCATCGACGGCGCCTCGGCCTGTGCGGCGATCGACAAGCGAGAAATCGAGCAGCGCCGCGGCGACCTGCCCAACGCCCTGCGGGTCGACAGCAGCACCGGTAACCCGGAAACCGGCGAGGTGCCGATCGACCAGGACACCATGACGACCCTGATGGAACTCATGGGAAAGGTGTTCTCCCCGAAGAATCCCCCCGCGGTGTCCTACCAGCCCGCCGATTGCCCGGACGCCAAGCCCAGCCCGCCGGCGTCGTACTGCCCCGCCACCAACACGATCGTCATCGACCTGGCCAAGCTCGCGGTCATGGGCAAGGTCGCCGACGAGAACGAGCAGACCCTGCCGCAGGGCGACGACACCGCGCTGTCGGTCGTGATGTCGCGGTACGCGCTGGCCGTGCAGCACGAACGCGGGCTGGCCATGCAGAGCCCGTGGACCGCACTGCGCACCGCGTGCCTGACCGGTGTCGTGCATCGCAAGATGGCCGAGCCGATCGAGCTGTCGTCGCAGAAGGAACTCCTGCTCACGGCCGGTGATCTCGACGAAGCGGTGGCGGGGTTGCTCACCAACCACCTCGTCGCCAGTGACGCCGACGGCACCAGCGTGCCGGCCGGTTTCACCCGGATAGCGGCGTTTCGCGGCGGCGTGACGGGCAACATGGACGCCTGCTACTCCCGCTACCCGGGATGA
- a CDS encoding LLM class F420-dependent oxidoreductase — translation MELAIHFIDFLPGEPAALGPTLADAAKAAEQGGATLFTLADHFFQMEAMGRAEDPFLEGYTSLGFLAGQTTTIDLSLLVTGVTYRYPGLLAKAVTTLDVLSQGRSMLGLGAAWYDREHAALGFPYPPVSERFEMLEETLQICRQMWSDDDGPYGGRHYQLAETICQPQPIRRPPILIGGDGEKKTLRLVAQYADIWNSTTSDADELQHKIDVLNRHCETVGRDPGEIRKTVGLFVNPFEDPDGYFKTVERYAELGVEMVNAGPFPGNPDPVGFIRRLGDEVVPRLAEMG, via the coding sequence ATGGAACTGGCAATACACTTCATCGACTTTCTACCCGGCGAGCCGGCCGCGCTGGGCCCCACCCTGGCCGACGCGGCGAAGGCCGCCGAGCAGGGCGGGGCGACGCTGTTCACGCTGGCCGACCACTTCTTCCAGATGGAAGCCATGGGGCGCGCGGAGGACCCGTTCCTCGAGGGCTACACGTCACTGGGCTTCCTCGCGGGGCAGACCACCACGATTGACCTGAGCCTGCTGGTCACTGGGGTGACCTACCGCTATCCGGGATTGCTGGCCAAGGCGGTCACCACGCTGGACGTGCTGTCGCAGGGCCGCTCGATGCTGGGGCTCGGCGCGGCCTGGTACGACCGCGAGCACGCCGCCCTCGGCTTTCCCTATCCGCCGGTGAGCGAGCGCTTCGAGATGCTCGAAGAAACGCTGCAAATCTGCAGGCAGATGTGGAGCGACGACGACGGGCCCTACGGGGGCAGGCATTACCAGCTGGCCGAGACGATCTGTCAGCCGCAACCGATTCGGCGCCCCCCGATCCTGATCGGCGGCGATGGCGAGAAAAAGACGCTGCGCCTGGTCGCGCAGTACGCCGACATCTGGAACAGCACGACGAGTGACGCCGACGAACTCCAGCACAAGATCGACGTGCTGAACCGCCACTGCGAGACGGTCGGCCGGGACCCGGGCGAAATCCGCAAGACGGTCGGCCTTTTCGTCAATCCCTTCGAGGATCCCGACGGGTACTTCAAGACCGTCGAGCGCTACGCCGAACTGGGCGTCGAGATGGTCAATGCCGGCCCGTTCCCCGGAAACCCCGATCCCGTCGGCTTCATCCGCCGCCTCGGCGACGAGGTGGTGCCCAGGCTCGCCGAGATGGGTTGA
- a CDS encoding MarR family winged helix-turn-helix transcriptional regulator, producing the protein MDGITESAATAARDLRVVFSRLRRQLKDLATDEDLTPSQTAVLNRLWKEGASSASALASAERVRPQSMATIVAALEQRGLIGRTPDPEDGRRQLISLTTAGRRRAESNRQVREEWLARAMHERYSERERRVILDALTLLERLTE; encoded by the coding sequence GTGGACGGCATCACCGAGTCAGCGGCCACGGCGGCCCGCGACTTACGGGTGGTCTTCAGCCGGCTGCGGCGCCAGTTGAAGGACCTCGCCACCGACGAGGACCTGACTCCCTCGCAGACCGCGGTGCTGAATCGGCTCTGGAAGGAGGGGGCCTCATCGGCGAGCGCCCTGGCCTCAGCCGAACGGGTACGTCCACAGTCCATGGCCACGATAGTGGCCGCCCTCGAGCAGCGGGGGCTCATCGGGCGCACGCCCGACCCGGAAGACGGTCGGCGGCAACTGATTTCGCTGACCACGGCGGGACGGCGACGCGCAGAGAGCAACCGGCAGGTCCGGGAGGAGTGGCTGGCGCGCGCCATGCACGAGCGGTATTCCGAACGTGAGCGTCGCGTCATCCTCGACGCCTTGACGCTGCTCGAGCGCTTGACCGAATAA
- a CDS encoding alpha/beta hydrolase family protein yields MNLDEIAGVAHRPEASPSGVVVLTHGAGGNRDSPLLHQVCDEWARRGWLAVRYNLPYRRRRPTGPPSGSAAADRAGIVEAITLCRELADGPLIAGGHSYGGRQTSMVVAAREAPVDLLTLFSYPVHPPGKPERARTEHLPDIRVPTVFTHGTSDPFGTPDELRAAAALVTGTTAVVEIAGARHDLRSKTLNVPALAVDAALQLLGRN; encoded by the coding sequence ATGAACCTCGATGAGATAGCTGGCGTCGCGCACCGGCCGGAGGCGTCGCCGTCAGGCGTGGTGGTGCTGACCCATGGCGCCGGTGGCAACCGGGATTCGCCGCTGCTGCATCAGGTTTGCGACGAATGGGCGCGGCGCGGCTGGCTCGCGGTCCGGTACAACCTGCCCTACCGGCGGCGCCGGCCCACGGGACCACCGTCGGGCTCGGCCGCCGCCGACCGCGCCGGGATCGTCGAGGCGATCACGCTGTGCCGCGAGCTCGCCGATGGACCGCTGATCGCGGGCGGGCATTCCTACGGCGGACGGCAGACGTCGATGGTGGTGGCGGCCCGCGAGGCGCCCGTCGACCTCCTGACGCTGTTCTCGTATCCGGTGCATCCGCCGGGAAAGCCGGAGCGGGCCCGCACCGAGCACCTGCCCGACATCCGGGTGCCGACGGTGTTCACGCACGGGACGTCGGACCCCTTCGGCACGCCCGACGAACTGCGCGCGGCCGCCGCGCTGGTCACCGGAACCACGGCCGTGGTCGAAATCGCCGGGGCGCGACACGATCTGCGGTCCAAGACCCTGAACGTGCCCGCGCTGGCGGTCGACGCCGCGCTGCAACTGCTCGGACGCAATTAG
- the thiD gene encoding bifunctional hydroxymethylpyrimidine kinase/phosphomethylpyrimidine kinase: MTFPPPLLPLPPPGTTPLRVLSIAGSDSGGGAGIQADLRTMALLGVHACVAVSAVTVQNTLGVKGFHEVPADVVAAQIEAVVTDIGVQAVKTGMLASSAIITAVAATWRRLAVTVPLVVDPVCASMHGDALLETSALDSLRGRLFPLATLVTPNLDEVRLLVGIDVVDVESQRAAAKALHALGPRWVLVKGGHLRSSDRSCDLLYDGASYHEFDSERLPGGNDHGGGDTLATAIACALAHGFSVPDAVGFGKRWVTECLRASYPLGHGHGPVSPLFRLS; encoded by the coding sequence TTGACCTTCCCCCCTCCCCTCCTGCCGCTGCCGCCGCCGGGCACCACGCCGCTGCGCGTGCTGTCCATCGCGGGATCCGACTCGGGGGGTGGCGCGGGCATTCAGGCCGACCTGCGCACCATGGCGCTGCTGGGGGTGCATGCCTGCGTCGCGGTCTCCGCGGTCACCGTGCAGAACACGCTGGGGGTCAAGGGTTTTCACGAAGTGCCCGCCGACGTGGTCGCCGCCCAGATCGAGGCGGTGGTCACCGACATCGGCGTCCAGGCCGTCAAGACCGGGATGCTGGCGTCGTCGGCCATCATCACCGCGGTGGCCGCCACCTGGCGCCGGCTCGCCGTGACGGTCCCGCTCGTCGTCGATCCGGTGTGCGCGTCCATGCACGGCGACGCGCTGCTCGAAACGTCCGCCCTGGATTCCCTTCGCGGCCGGCTGTTTCCGTTGGCGACCCTGGTGACGCCCAACCTCGACGAGGTGCGCCTGCTGGTGGGCATCGACGTCGTTGACGTGGAGTCGCAGCGGGCGGCCGCGAAGGCGCTGCATGCGCTCGGACCGCGGTGGGTGCTGGTCAAGGGCGGCCACCTCCGGTCGTCCGACCGCAGCTGCGACCTGCTCTACGACGGCGCCTCCTATCACGAATTCGATTCGGAGCGTTTGCCCGGGGGCAATGACCACGGCGGCGGCGACACGCTGGCCACGGCGATCGCCTGCGCGCTCGCGCACGGCTTCTCCGTGCCCGATGCGGTCGGGTTCGGGAAGCGCTGGGTCACCGAATGCCTGCGGGCCTCCTATCCGCTGGGCCACGGACACGGCCCCGTCTCCCCCTTGTTCAGGCTCTCATGA
- the thiC gene encoding phosphomethylpyrimidine synthase ThiC translates to MTDVLSSAVEAAVTTGPIAGSSKVYREVAAPGAGAHLRVPFRRVHLSTGDHFDLYDTSGPYTDADAVIDLTAGLPPRPGVVRDRGTQLQRARAGEITAEMAYIAAREDMPAELVRDEVARGRAVIPANHNHPESEPMIIGKAFAVKVNANIGNSAVTSSIAEEVDKMVWATRWGADTIMDLSTGKNIHETREWILRNSPVPVGTVPIYQALEKVKGDPTELTWEIYRDTVIEQCEQGVDYMTVHAGVLLRYVPLTAKRVTGIVSRGGSIMAAWCLAHHRESFLYTNFEELCDIFARYDVTFSLGDGLRPGSIADANDAAQFAELRTLGELTKIAKAHGAQVMIEGPGHVPMHKIVENVRLEEELCEEAPFYTLGPLATDIAPAYDHITSAIGAAIIAQAGTAMLCYVTPKEHLGLPDRKDVKDGVIAYKIAAHSADLAKGHPRAQERDDALSTARFEFRWHDQFALSLDPDTAREFHDETLPAEPAKTAHFCSMCGPKFCSMRITQDVRDYAAAHGLDSEEAIEAAMQEKSQEFAEHGNRVYLPITQP, encoded by the coding sequence ATGACCGATGTCCTTTCCTCAGCCGTCGAGGCCGCCGTCACCACCGGGCCCATCGCCGGTAGCAGCAAGGTCTACCGCGAGGTCGCGGCGCCGGGTGCCGGTGCGCACCTGAGGGTTCCGTTCCGGCGCGTGCACCTGTCCACCGGAGACCACTTCGACCTGTATGACACCTCCGGCCCGTACACCGACGCGGACGCGGTGATCGACCTGACGGCCGGGCTGCCGCCGCGGCCGGGCGTGGTCCGCGACCGCGGCACCCAGCTGCAGCGGGCCCGGGCCGGCGAGATCACCGCCGAGATGGCATACATCGCCGCCCGCGAGGACATGCCCGCCGAGCTGGTGCGCGACGAGGTCGCCCGCGGCCGCGCGGTGATCCCGGCCAACCACAACCACCCGGAGAGCGAGCCGATGATCATCGGCAAGGCCTTCGCGGTCAAGGTCAACGCGAATATCGGCAACTCCGCGGTGACGTCGTCGATCGCCGAAGAGGTCGACAAGATGGTGTGGGCCACCCGCTGGGGTGCGGACACCATCATGGACCTGTCCACCGGCAAGAACATCCACGAGACGCGCGAGTGGATCCTGCGCAACTCCCCGGTGCCGGTCGGCACGGTGCCCATCTATCAAGCGCTGGAAAAGGTGAAGGGCGATCCCACCGAACTGACGTGGGAGATCTACCGCGACACCGTGATCGAGCAGTGCGAGCAGGGTGTGGACTACATGACCGTGCACGCCGGCGTGCTGTTGCGGTATGTGCCGCTGACCGCCAAGCGGGTCACCGGCATCGTGTCCCGCGGCGGCTCCATCATGGCGGCCTGGTGCCTGGCGCATCACCGGGAGTCGTTCCTGTACACCAACTTCGAAGAGCTGTGCGACATCTTCGCGCGCTACGACGTCACCTTCTCCCTGGGCGACGGGCTGCGCCCGGGGTCGATCGCCGACGCCAACGACGCGGCCCAGTTCGCCGAGCTGCGCACCCTGGGGGAGCTGACGAAGATCGCGAAAGCTCATGGCGCGCAGGTGATGATCGAGGGGCCGGGTCACGTCCCGATGCACAAGATCGTGGAGAACGTGCGGCTGGAAGAGGAGCTGTGCGAGGAGGCGCCGTTCTACACGCTGGGGCCGCTGGCCACCGACATCGCGCCGGCCTACGACCACATCACGTCGGCGATCGGCGCGGCGATCATCGCCCAGGCCGGCACGGCGATGCTGTGCTACGTCACCCCCAAGGAACACCTGGGGCTGCCGGACCGCAAGGACGTCAAGGACGGCGTGATCGCCTACAAGATCGCGGCCCACTCCGCGGACCTGGCCAAGGGGCATCCGCGCGCGCAGGAGCGCGACGACGCCCTTTCGACCGCGCGGTTCGAGTTCCGCTGGCACGACCAGTTCGCGTTGTCGTTGGACCCCGACACGGCAAGGGAATTCCACGACGAGACCCTGCCGGCCGAACCCGCCAAGACGGCGCACTTCTGCTCGATGTGCGGGCCGAAGTTCTGCTCGATGCGGATCACCCAAGATGTCCGCGACTACGCCGCCGCCCACGGGTTGGACAGCGAGGAGGCGATCGAGGCTGCCATGCAGGAGAAGTCGCAGGAGTTCGCCGAGCACGGCAACCGGGTGTACCTGCCGATCACGCAGCCTTGA
- a CDS encoding PAS and ANTAR domain-containing protein yields MSPTEAIARHLNVGTFRFWFIGERWEWSDEVARMHGYEPGTVEPTTKLLLSHKHPDDRAHVQEVLDYALRSAESFSSRHRFLDTAGKVHDAIVVADRMHDESGAVVGTAGYYIDLTDTFDETRREVLDEALPDLFESRAAIEQAKGVLMFVYRVSADQAFRVLQWRSQETNMKLRALARQLLADLATLDGSTAAVQSQFDHLLLTVHERVSAESAG; encoded by the coding sequence CTGAGCCCGACCGAGGCGATCGCCCGACATCTCAACGTGGGCACCTTCCGCTTCTGGTTCATCGGTGAGCGCTGGGAGTGGTCCGACGAGGTCGCCAGGATGCACGGCTACGAACCGGGGACCGTCGAGCCCACGACCAAGCTGTTGTTGTCGCACAAGCACCCCGACGACCGCGCGCACGTCCAGGAGGTCCTCGACTACGCCCTGCGGTCGGCGGAGTCGTTCTCCAGCCGGCACCGGTTCCTCGACACCGCCGGCAAGGTGCACGACGCGATCGTCGTGGCCGACCGCATGCACGACGAGTCGGGCGCCGTGGTGGGGACCGCCGGCTATTACATCGACCTCACCGACACCTTCGACGAGACCCGGCGGGAGGTGCTCGACGAGGCGCTCCCGGACCTCTTCGAAAGCCGCGCGGCGATCGAACAGGCCAAGGGCGTGCTGATGTTCGTCTACCGGGTCAGCGCCGACCAGGCCTTTCGCGTGCTGCAGTGGCGGTCCCAAGAGACCAACATGAAGCTGCGGGCGCTCGCCAGGCAACTGCTCGCCGACCTAGCAACCCTGGACGGTTCGACGGCCGCCGTCCAGAGCCAGTTCGACCACCTGCTGCTGACGGTGCACGAACGGGTGTCCGCCGAGTCCGCCGGGTAA
- a CDS encoding STAS domain-containing protein, which yields MLAVEHEALEDAVVVRVKGGVDSSTVDEVTAHLTAALKLAETHPARLVVVDLQAVDFFGSAALNAMLECHEAGKEAGTAVRLVADHDQVLRPIEVTELDRILDIYPTLPEALQRNRPQ from the coding sequence GTGTTGGCGGTGGAACACGAGGCACTCGAGGACGCTGTGGTCGTGCGCGTTAAGGGCGGCGTCGACTCCAGTACCGTCGATGAGGTAACCGCTCATCTGACCGCCGCGCTCAAGCTGGCCGAGACGCACCCGGCCCGGCTGGTCGTCGTCGACCTGCAAGCGGTCGACTTCTTCGGAAGCGCGGCGTTGAACGCCATGCTCGAGTGCCACGAGGCGGGCAAGGAAGCCGGCACGGCGGTCCGCCTGGTCGCAGACCACGACCAGGTGCTCCGACCGATCGAGGTGACCGAATTGGATCGGATCCTCGACATCTATCCCACGCTGCCCGAGGCGCTGCAGCGCAACCGACCGCAATGA